Proteins encoded within one genomic window of Trichoderma asperellum chromosome 2, complete sequence:
- a CDS encoding uncharacterized protein (EggNog:ENOG41) yields the protein MPFIGRWKFLTLNDANDSRYQQALFRLRLSQSRDTLLDLGCGLGQALRQFRDDGVDGSRLFGLDSSSQLISSGYDLFQDRSSLGARFTIGDITDPDDLRLDELNGHISIIHAGSFFHLFSWKQQLYIGKRLVGFLQPEIRNAFIYGRHVGVTSTHKPEKDDSSPYLHNQESFQRLWDEIGELTRTKWKVEVEQSGENIVWLPGRPKGAYAVNFTIYQVPRNEIKKSCL from the coding sequence ATGCCCTTTATTGGGCGATGGAAATTCTTGACGTTGAATGACGCCAACGACTCTCGCTACCAGCAGGCCCTTTTCCGGCTCAGATTATCTCAGTCTCGAGATACTCTACTTGATCTAGGTTGCGGGCTTGGCCAAGCGCTAAGGCAATTTCGAGATGACGGCGTTGACGGATCACGATTATTCGGGCTCGACTCCAGCTCTCAGTTGATATCGTCAGGATACGACCTCTTCCAGGACAGGAGCAGTTTGGGTGCCCGTTTTACCATTGGAGATATAACGGACCCCGACGATCTGAGGCTAGATGAGCTCAACGGCCACATCAGCATCATTCATgctggcagcttcttccatctATTTAgctggaagcagcagctataCATCGGAAAGCGACTGGTGGGCTTTCTACAGCCCGAGATACGCAACGCTTTCATATACGGCCGACACGTCGGCGTCACTTCTACTCATAAGCCTGAAAAGGATGATTCCTCACCCTATCTCCACAACCAGGAGAGTTTTCAGCGGCTCTGGGACGAGATTGGAGAATTAACGAGGACGAAGTGGAAGGTAGAGGTGGAGCAATCGGGGGAGAATATCGTCTGGCTACCAGGGAGGCCAAAAGGCGCATATGCCGtcaattttactatataccAAGTCCCtagaaatgaaataaaaaaaagctgttTATAG
- a CDS encoding uncharacterized protein (EggNog:ENOG41) yields MRKSRSAHIKCDCGEKTSKCIHLQPPAEGHVGESTEYEPNSYQGLTSKPLSCRPETCCCNHGGRCTCAGKTDVPLDTVPESDSDGEMQKAATLPPRPVPRRRRANTIHSSDMGMTFDQHGHHKPAKHNRASQKCGPYQLNRVNSAASAGSLGTSTDSLLYQAHGEGHAAVQHSFLTREQRQVKSEAASPLLSSSSFTQLNSNLPPLDLSGISNYATYVSAPGFDLFSSGLPDADAPILSASLAQSVDWSHYDLREANGDTFTPSSYSQAGTQFTGHFDFGSGSENLPTLAGTTSTSGDVSEVEDFMPGGEGEYDGFSTSGSYLRQANVDLTSIDYSLFDKADNQALTGDFSTVEDDPAFYIPNYSGTVATVDDNSDTLGAGSLAGYWEM; encoded by the coding sequence TAAAGTGCGACTGCGGCGAGAAGACGAGCAAGTGCATCCACCTGCAACCACCCGCCGAGGGCCATGTTGGTGAGTCTACAGAATACGAGCCAAACAGTTACCAAGGTCTCACTTCTAAACCGTTGTCGTGTCGCCCAgagacctgctgctgcaaccaTGGTGGACGATGCACCTGTGCCGGGAAGACTGATGTGCCACTGGACACTGTTCCAGAGTCCGACTCTGATGGCGAGATGCAAAAGGCCGCCAcccttcctcctcgccctgTCCCCAGGAGGCGACGGGCCAATACGATTCACTCGTCCGACATGGGCATGACCTTTGACCAACACGGCCACCACAAGCCGGCCAAGCACAACCGTGCCTCCCAGAAGTGCGGGCCGTATCAGCTGAACAGGGTCAACTCAGCCGCCAGTGCCGGCAGCCTTGGAACCAGCACCGACAGCCTGCTGTACCAAGCCCACGGCGAGGGTCACGCAGCAGTGCAACACAGCTTTCTTACCCGCGAGCAGCGCCAGGTCAAGTCGGAAGCGGCATCTCCCTTGCTATCTTCATCCAGCTTTACGCAGCTAAACAGCAACTTGCCCCCCTTGGATCTGTCGGGCATTTCAAACTACGCAACATACGTTAGCGCTCCGGGCTTCGATCTCTTCTCCAGCGGGCTTCCGGACGCCGATGCGCCTATCCTCAGCGCCAGCCTAGCACAGTCAGTCGACTGGAGCCACTACGATTTGAGGGAAGCCAACGGTGACACCTTCACCCCCTCCAGCTACAGCCAGGCCGGCACACAATTTACCGGCCACTTCGATTTCGGCAGCGGCTCTGAGAATCTGCCCACACTTGCCGGCACAACATCCACATCCGGCGACGTCTCCGAGGTGGAAGACTTTATGCCTGGTGGCGAGGGCGAATACGACGGATTCTCTACCAGCGGCAGCTACCTGCGACAGGCAAACGTCGACTTGACCAGCATTGACTACAGCCTTTTTGACAAGGCTGACAACCAGGCTCTGACTGGCGACTTCTCCACGGTCGAGGACGACCCCGCTTTCTACATCCCGAACTACAGCGGCACTGTCGCAACTGTCGACGACAACTCGGACACTCTTGGAGCCGGCTCCTTGGCCGGCTACTGGGAAATGTga
- a CDS encoding uncharacterized protein (EggNog:ENOG41), translated as MDILELQKWAFMPGLPDNITPIRDLLVRYSRIPSEEIDSHLIRIREAAWAYARMPFIGRWKFLTLNDANDSRYQQALFRLRLSQSRDTLLDLGCGLGQALRQFRDDGVDGSRLFGLDSSSQLISSGYDLFQDRSSLGARFTIGDITDPDDLRLDELNGHISIIHAGSFFHLFSWKQQLYIGKRLVGFLQPEIRNAFIYGRHVGVTSTHKPEKDDSSPYLHNQESFQRLWDEIGELTRTKWKVEVEQSGENIVWLPGRPKGAYAVNFTIYQVPRNEIKKSCL; from the exons ATGGACATCCTAGAGCTACAAAAATGGGCCTTCATGCCTGGCCTCCCGGATAACATCACTCCAATCCGCGATTTACTCGTCCGATACAGCAGGATTCCCTCCGAGGAAATCGACTCTCATCTTATCAGGATT CGCGAGGCAGCATGGGCGTATGCTAGAATGCCCTTTATTGGGCGATGGAAATTCTTGACGTTGAATGACGCCAACGACTCTCGCTACCAGCAGGCCCTTTTCCGGCTCAGATTATCTCAGTCTCGAGATACTCTACTTGATCTAGGTTGCGGGCTTGGCCAAGCGCTAAGGCAATTTCGAGATGACGGCGTTGACGGATCACGATTATTCGGGCTCGACTCCAGCTCTCAGTTGATATCGTCAGGATACGACCTCTTCCAGGACAGGAGCAGTTTGGGTGCCCGTTTTACCATTGGAGATATAACGGACCCCGACGATCTGAGGCTAGATGAGCTCAACGGCCACATCAGCATCATTCATgctggcagcttcttccatctATTTAgctggaagcagcagctataCATCGGAAAGCGACTGGTGGGCTTTCTACAGCCCGAGATACGCAACGCTTTCATATACGGCCGACACGTCGGCGTCACTTCTACTCATAAGCCTGAAAAGGATGATTCCTCACCCTATCTCCACAACCAGGAGAGTTTTCAGCGGCTCTGGGACGAGATTGGAGAATTAACGAGGACGAAGTGGAAGGTAGAGGTGGAGCAATCGGGGGAGAATATCGTCTGGCTACCAGGGAGGCCAAAAGGCGCATATGCCGtcaattttactatataccAAGTCCCtagaaatgaaataaaaaaaagctgttTATAG